Proteins co-encoded in one Actinomadura luteofluorescens genomic window:
- a CDS encoding PLAT/LH2 domain-containing protein → MARYEITVETGNVDDAGTDANVHITLYGSLASAGPVKLDDSRDNFEQGATDHFTLDLTDVGRLETIVIGHDNSGNKPGWFLNRVSVTKDGDTAEFAAYRWLATDENDGRTEVRLTRQR, encoded by the coding sequence ATGGCCCGTTACGAGATCACGGTGGAGACCGGCAACGTCGACGACGCCGGGACAGATGCCAACGTCCACATCACCCTCTACGGTTCGCTCGCCTCCGCGGGCCCGGTCAAGCTGGACGACAGCAGGGACAACTTCGAGCAGGGCGCGACCGACCACTTCACCCTGGACCTGACCGACGTCGGGCGGCTGGAGACCATCGTCATCGGCCATGACAACTCAGGGAACAAGCCCGGGTGGTTCCTGAACCGGGTCAGCGTCACAAAGGACGGCGACACCGCGGAGTTCGCCGCCTACCGCTGGCTCGCCACCGACGAGAACGACGGCAGGACCGAGGTGCGGCTGACGCGCCAGAGGTGA
- a CDS encoding YhgE/Pip domain-containing protein, producing the protein MRLPALTSGGLELRRFQRNRLTRVAMAGLVLLPLLYAGLYLWSFWDPYARLQHVPVALVVQDEPAKAGGRTVHAGADLADELKKRKVFDWRTVSAANAEEGVRSGKYYMSLTIPADFSARIASPSGDGTPTPAGLRLQMNDANNYVVGTLAQAAFKEISAAAGSEAVHGYFDQIFLSFGKLHGELGEAAQGADELAAGSGQAHDGAGKLAEGAGKAEAGAGKLKGGIDEARAGSGDLTSGLEALRTGTGQVAAGMQRLTTTVDRAGDTLVPLLRDNAPEIRRAALAVAQGADALADGAGRLPAQTGAAVQRAERAQAELDAYLAAHPEVPADVRRDLTRAAAQVVTVAKQVDGYVSDHTGDLRKVAADARTVERAARTIAKDAPSLAAKVERARRDVDRLNAGTRQVNAGAGRLLSGSSRLTTGLGTLSGGAGELQGGLGRLSGGAVTLETALAQISDGNEQLANGLNKGVSQIPDYDGKERAARDDMMSNPVRLASATENEVPNYGTGFAPFFVPLSLWVGGMIIYMLLRPLNPRALAGTAPGRRVALAGWLPAAAIGAAQACVVLAVLHFALGLRAEHWPGLVAFLALASAAFLAVIQWVNARFGPVGRIIALALLMLQLTSAAGTYPIETSPAFFQAVRPYLPMPWVVDAVRHLISGGDLTPVWQGCAVLAAFLAGGLALTALTVRHNRVWTMKRLHPALKL; encoded by the coding sequence ATGAGACTTCCCGCACTGACCTCGGGCGGCCTTGAGCTGCGCCGCTTCCAGCGCAACCGGCTGACCCGCGTCGCGATGGCCGGGCTCGTCCTGCTCCCGCTGCTGTACGCGGGGCTCTATCTCTGGTCGTTCTGGGACCCCTACGCGCGGCTCCAGCACGTTCCGGTCGCGCTGGTCGTCCAGGACGAGCCCGCCAAGGCCGGCGGCAGGACCGTCCACGCGGGCGCCGACCTGGCGGACGAATTGAAGAAGCGCAAGGTCTTCGACTGGCGCACCGTCTCCGCGGCGAACGCCGAGGAGGGCGTCCGGTCGGGGAAGTACTACATGTCGCTGACGATCCCCGCCGACTTCAGCGCGCGGATCGCGTCGCCGTCCGGTGACGGAACGCCTACGCCGGCAGGGTTGCGGCTCCAGATGAACGACGCGAACAACTACGTGGTCGGGACGCTCGCCCAGGCCGCGTTCAAGGAGATCAGCGCCGCCGCCGGGAGCGAGGCCGTGCACGGCTACTTCGACCAGATCTTCCTGTCGTTCGGCAAGCTGCACGGCGAACTCGGCGAAGCGGCCCAGGGCGCGGACGAGCTCGCTGCGGGTTCCGGCCAGGCGCACGACGGCGCGGGCAAGCTCGCAGAAGGTGCGGGGAAGGCCGAGGCGGGCGCGGGCAAGCTGAAGGGCGGCATCGACGAGGCCCGCGCGGGCAGCGGCGATCTGACCTCCGGCCTGGAGGCTCTCCGCACCGGAACGGGGCAGGTCGCCGCCGGGATGCAGCGGCTGACCACGACCGTCGACCGCGCGGGCGACACCCTCGTCCCGCTGCTGAGGGACAACGCCCCCGAGATCCGCCGGGCCGCGCTCGCCGTCGCCCAGGGGGCGGACGCCCTCGCCGACGGCGCCGGACGGCTGCCCGCCCAGACCGGCGCCGCCGTCCAGCGGGCGGAGAGGGCGCAGGCCGAACTGGACGCCTATCTCGCCGCGCACCCGGAGGTCCCGGCGGACGTCCGCCGGGACCTCACCCGGGCGGCCGCGCAGGTCGTCACCGTCGCGAAGCAGGTGGACGGCTACGTCAGCGACCACACCGGCGACCTGCGCAAGGTCGCCGCCGACGCCCGCACGGTCGAGCGGGCCGCCCGCACGATCGCGAAGGACGCGCCCTCCCTGGCCGCCAAGGTCGAGAGGGCGCGCCGCGACGTGGACCGCCTCAACGCCGGAACCCGGCAGGTCAACGCGGGCGCCGGTCGCCTGCTGTCCGGATCGTCCCGGCTCACGACCGGTCTCGGCACCCTGTCGGGCGGCGCGGGCGAACTCCAGGGCGGGCTGGGGCGGCTGTCCGGCGGCGCGGTGACGCTGGAGACGGCCCTGGCGCAGATCTCCGACGGCAACGAGCAGCTCGCGAACGGCCTGAACAAGGGCGTCTCCCAGATCCCGGACTACGACGGCAAGGAACGCGCCGCGCGCGACGACATGATGAGCAACCCGGTGCGGCTCGCCAGCGCCACCGAGAACGAGGTGCCCAACTACGGGACCGGGTTCGCGCCGTTCTTCGTGCCCCTGTCCCTGTGGGTCGGCGGCATGATCATCTACATGCTGCTGCGCCCGCTGAACCCCCGCGCGCTCGCGGGCACCGCGCCCGGCCGCCGCGTCGCCCTCGCCGGCTGGCTGCCCGCCGCGGCGATCGGCGCGGCGCAGGCCTGCGTCGTCCTCGCCGTCCTGCACTTCGCGCTCGGCCTGCGCGCCGAGCACTGGCCCGGCCTCGTCGCGTTCCTCGCGCTCGCGTCCGCCGCGTTCCTCGCGGTGATCCAGTGGGTGAACGCCCGCTTCGGGCCGGTCGGCCGGATCATCGCGCTGGCGCTCCTGATGCTCCAGCTCACCTCGGCCGCCGGCACGTACCCGATCGAGACGAGCCCGGCGTTCTTCCAGGCCGTCCGCCCGTACCTGCCGATGCCGTGGGTCGTGGACGCCGTCCGGCACCTGATCAGCGGCGGCGACCTGACGCCCGTGTGGCAGGGTTGTGCGGTGCTGGCCGCCTTCCTGGCCGGCGGGCTCGCGCTCACCGCCCTGACCGTCCGGCACAACCGGGTCTGGACGATGAAGCGCCTGCACCCGGCACTGAAGCTCTGA
- a CDS encoding pyridoxamine 5'-phosphate oxidase family protein — protein MRETREELVELQALLDDSRSRSTAHLRSIINAERSVTAERLCRILTGMCTLALSTVTAKGEPRISGVDGHFLHGKWLFGTARDAAKARHMAARPAVSAAHMRGEDLGVFTHGTVEALNPPGGEPAADWPDLLAYLKGFYGENAFDWDEDVVYYRLHPHWMAAYAPDLAKLTEA, from the coding sequence ATGCGTGAAACCCGAGAAGAACTCGTCGAGCTCCAGGCCCTTCTGGACGACTCCCGTTCCCGTTCCACCGCGCATCTGCGCTCGATCATCAATGCGGAGAGGTCGGTGACCGCGGAGCGGCTCTGCCGGATCCTCACCGGCATGTGCACGCTGGCGCTGTCCACGGTGACCGCCAAGGGCGAGCCGCGGATCAGCGGCGTGGACGGGCACTTCCTGCACGGGAAGTGGCTTTTCGGCACGGCGCGCGACGCGGCCAAGGCCCGCCACATGGCCGCCCGCCCGGCCGTCAGCGCGGCGCACATGCGCGGCGAGGACCTGGGCGTGTTCACGCACGGGACGGTGGAGGCCCTCAACCCTCCGGGCGGCGAGCCGGCCGCGGACTGGCCGGACCTGCTCGCCTACCTCAAGGGCTTCTACGGCGAGAACGCCTTCGACTGGGACGAGGACGTCGTCTACTACCGGCTGCATCCGCACTGGATGGCCGCCTACGCGCCCGACCTCGCCAAGCTCACGGAGGCCTGA
- a CDS encoding TetR/AcrR family transcriptional regulator, translating into MARIATREKLFTAAIELIAESGLAATTVDQIAERAGVAKGTVYYNFDSKAALFAALLEYGVDRLATALRDAASGRPPLEALDAVVAAELAFVGEHESFARLLIAETWRAGGDWQHAARLIRERAIGVVADVLREAVTTGDLRSDLDIGTAASAVFGMVLTVALDWRALQPGRSLDDVQTTLLALLRGRLSA; encoded by the coding sequence GTGGCCCGCATCGCGACCCGGGAGAAGCTCTTCACCGCGGCGATCGAGCTGATCGCCGAGAGCGGGCTCGCCGCGACGACCGTCGACCAGATCGCCGAGCGCGCCGGCGTGGCCAAGGGCACCGTCTACTACAACTTCGACAGCAAGGCCGCGCTGTTCGCGGCGCTGCTGGAGTACGGCGTCGACCGCCTCGCCACCGCGCTGCGCGACGCCGCGTCCGGCCGCCCCCCGCTGGAGGCGCTGGACGCCGTCGTCGCCGCCGAGCTCGCGTTCGTCGGCGAGCACGAGTCCTTCGCCCGGCTCCTGATCGCCGAGACGTGGCGGGCCGGCGGCGACTGGCAGCACGCGGCCCGCCTCATCCGCGAGCGCGCGATCGGCGTCGTGGCCGACGTCCTGCGCGAAGCGGTCACCACGGGCGACCTCCGCTCCGACCTGGACATCGGAACGGCCGCCTCCGCCGTCTTCGGCATGGTCCTCACCGTCGCCCTGGACTGGCGCGCCCTCCAGCCCGGCCGCTCCCTGGACGACGTCCAGACGACCCTCCTGGCCCTCCTCCGAGGCCGCCTCAGCGCCTGA
- a CDS encoding MarR family winged helix-turn-helix transcriptional regulator produces the protein MSTPERERMAAELQMAMQRSTMFTVLLHHATASKAGMNVTDAQCVNALTLDGPQTPGQLAQLMGITTGGAITAVIDRLERAGYVRRTRDPDDRRRVIVELVEENVAQFARYFEPIGRAFRDRLASYNDDQIALLLDWIHHNNETMPSVIEEIRKLP, from the coding sequence GTGTCGACCCCGGAGCGCGAGCGGATGGCGGCCGAGCTGCAGATGGCGATGCAGCGCAGCACGATGTTCACGGTGCTGCTGCACCATGCCACCGCGAGCAAGGCGGGCATGAACGTCACCGACGCGCAGTGCGTCAACGCGCTGACGCTGGACGGCCCCCAGACGCCGGGCCAGCTCGCCCAGCTCATGGGCATCACGACCGGCGGCGCCATCACCGCCGTCATCGACCGCCTGGAGCGCGCCGGCTACGTCCGCCGCACCCGCGACCCCGACGACCGCCGCCGCGTCATCGTCGAACTCGTCGAGGAGAACGTCGCCCAGTTCGCCCGCTACTTCGAACCGATAGGCCGCGCCTTCCGCGACCGCCTCGCCTCCTACAACGACGATCAGATCGCCCTCCTCCTCGACTGGATCCACCACAACAACGAAACAATGCCGTCTGTAATAGAAGAAATCCGCAAACTCCCCTGA